The genomic region CTGGAGATCGCGGCGGGGCTGAAGCCGTCGGCGCGCGGGGAGCTGGAGATCACCGACGTGAATCGCGAGTACCTGCGGCGCGGGGCGTTGCGGATGGAGATCTTCGGGCGGGGGATGGCCTGGCTGGATACCGGCACCCACGAGTCGCTGCACGAGGCGAGCAGCTTCATCGAGACCATCGAGAAGCGGCAGGGGCTCAAGGTGGCGTGCCCCGAGGAGATTGCCTTCCGGCTGGGGTGGATCGACGCCGAGCAGGTGCTGCGTCTGGCGCGGGCGATGAATACCAACAGCTACGGCCGCTATCTCGAGCGGCTGGTGCAGCGAGAGGCGAAGGGATGAAGGTGACGGAGCTGGGTCTCCCGGGTGTGTTGCTGCTGGAGCCGCGCCTCTTCCGGGACGAGCGGGGCGCCTTCGTGGAGAGCTGGAGCGCGCGCCGCTTCGCCGCCGCGGGGTTGGGGGTGGAGTTCGTGCAGGACAACGTCTCGTGGTCCCGGCGGGGGGTGGTGCGCGGGCTGCACTACCAGCATCCCCACGGGCAGGCCAAGCTGATCTCCGTGCTGCGTGGAGAGGTCTGGGACGTGGTGGTGGACGTGCGGCGCGGCTCGCCGACCTTCGGCCAGTGGATCGGGGTGCCGCTCTCGGCGGAGAGCGGGCATCAGCTCTTCATCCCGGAAGGATATGCGCACGGCTTC from Longimicrobiaceae bacterium harbors:
- the rfbC gene encoding dTDP-4-dehydrorhamnose 3,5-epimerase, with the protein product MKVTELGLPGVLLLEPRLFRDERGAFVESWSARRFAAAGLGVEFVQDNVSWSRRGVVRGLHYQHPHGQAKLISVLRGEVWDVVVDVRRGSPTFGQWIGVPLSAESGHQLFIPEGYAHGFAALSEEAIFSYKCSRYYDPASEWTIRWDDPELKIDWPVE